One Vanessa atalanta chromosome 8, ilVanAtal1.2, whole genome shotgun sequence genomic window carries:
- the LOC125065617 gene encoding uncharacterized protein LOC125065617 isoform X5 — protein MIGAMPAVAVRHERRRAEKRTGGRRPSQLPLQLGRGIEDATPSPDHRLRNELYVCGKVAALHAIVGSLLLGIVVLVVGLVQLSPGAEAAQHRYYLMGAGAALVGTGVLGAVLRCMCLHWYNIKLREEYDERVRSNQKNCVSVVESHHDHEHGRKEDRPKLKAQASVQDVDLIKQPSVASDT, from the exons ATGATTGGTGCGATGCCAGCAGTCGCTGTCCGGCATGAGCGGCGACGGGCTGAGAAGCGGACGGGAGGACGCCGTCCCTCCCAGCTGCCACTGCAGCTCGGCAGGGGCATCGAGGACGCGACGCCCTCTCCTGATCACCGGCTGAGGAACGAGCTATACGTTTGCGGGAAG GTGGCAGCTCTACACGCAATTGTGGGATCGCTGCTCCTCGGCATCGTGGTGCTAGTCGTGGGACTCGTCCAGCTGTCTCCAGGCGCAGAAGCGGCTCAACATCGCTACTATCTGATGGGAGCTGGCGCAGCTCTAGTCGGCACTGGCGTGTTAGGAGCTGTGCTTAG ATGCATGTGTCTCCACTGGTACAATATAAAGCTTCGCGAAGAATACGACGAAAGAGTTCGGTCCAATCAGAAAAATTGCGTTAGTGTAGTGGAAAGTCACCATGATCACGAACATGGACGCAAAGAAGACCGACCCAAATTGAAGGCACAGGCCAGCGTTCAGGACGTAGACCTCATCAAACAGCCTTCCGTAGCCAGCGATACTTAA
- the LOC125065617 gene encoding uncharacterized protein LOC125065617 isoform X3 produces the protein MLQSLLQPRDNQRPVAVRHERRRAEKRTGGRRPSQLPLQLGRGIEDATPSPDHRLRNELYVCGKVAALHAIVGSLLLGIVVLVVGLVQLSPGAEAAQHRYYLMGAGAALVGTGVLGAVLRCMCLHWYNIKLREEYDERVRSNQKNCVSVVESHHDHEHGRKEDRPKLKAQASVQDVDLIKQPSVASDT, from the exons aTGCTACAATCGTTGTTACAACCAAGAGATAACCAAAGAC CAGTCGCTGTCCGGCATGAGCGGCGACGGGCTGAGAAGCGGACGGGAGGACGCCGTCCCTCCCAGCTGCCACTGCAGCTCGGCAGGGGCATCGAGGACGCGACGCCCTCTCCTGATCACCGGCTGAGGAACGAGCTATACGTTTGCGGGAAG GTGGCAGCTCTACACGCAATTGTGGGATCGCTGCTCCTCGGCATCGTGGTGCTAGTCGTGGGACTCGTCCAGCTGTCTCCAGGCGCAGAAGCGGCTCAACATCGCTACTATCTGATGGGAGCTGGCGCAGCTCTAGTCGGCACTGGCGTGTTAGGAGCTGTGCTTAG ATGCATGTGTCTCCACTGGTACAATATAAAGCTTCGCGAAGAATACGACGAAAGAGTTCGGTCCAATCAGAAAAATTGCGTTAGTGTAGTGGAAAGTCACCATGATCACGAACATGGACGCAAAGAAGACCGACCCAAATTGAAGGCACAGGCCAGCGTTCAGGACGTAGACCTCATCAAACAGCCTTCCGTAGCCAGCGATACTTAA
- the LOC125065617 gene encoding uncharacterized protein LOC125065617 isoform X4, giving the protein MLQSLLQPRDNQRLAVRHERRRAEKRTGGRRPSQLPLQLGRGIEDATPSPDHRLRNELYVCGKVAALHAIVGSLLLGIVVLVVGLVQLSPGAEAAQHRYYLMGAGAALVGTGVLGAVLRCMCLHWYNIKLREEYDERVRSNQKNCVSVVESHHDHEHGRKEDRPKLKAQASVQDVDLIKQPSVASDT; this is encoded by the exons aTGCTACAATCGTTGTTACAACCAAGAGATAACCAAAGAC TCGCTGTCCGGCATGAGCGGCGACGGGCTGAGAAGCGGACGGGAGGACGCCGTCCCTCCCAGCTGCCACTGCAGCTCGGCAGGGGCATCGAGGACGCGACGCCCTCTCCTGATCACCGGCTGAGGAACGAGCTATACGTTTGCGGGAAG GTGGCAGCTCTACACGCAATTGTGGGATCGCTGCTCCTCGGCATCGTGGTGCTAGTCGTGGGACTCGTCCAGCTGTCTCCAGGCGCAGAAGCGGCTCAACATCGCTACTATCTGATGGGAGCTGGCGCAGCTCTAGTCGGCACTGGCGTGTTAGGAGCTGTGCTTAG ATGCATGTGTCTCCACTGGTACAATATAAAGCTTCGCGAAGAATACGACGAAAGAGTTCGGTCCAATCAGAAAAATTGCGTTAGTGTAGTGGAAAGTCACCATGATCACGAACATGGACGCAAAGAAGACCGACCCAAATTGAAGGCACAGGCCAGCGTTCAGGACGTAGACCTCATCAAACAGCCTTCCGTAGCCAGCGATACTTAA
- the LOC125065617 gene encoding uncharacterized protein LOC125065617 isoform X2 — MLQSLLQPRDNQRPKMIGAMPAVAVRHERRRAEKRTGGRRPSQLPLQLGRGIEDATPSPDHRLRNELYVCGKVAALHAIVGSLLLGIVVLVVGLVQLSPGAEAAQHRYYLMGAGAALVGTGVLGAVLRCMCLHWYNIKLREEYDERVRSNQKNCVSVVESHHDHEHGRKEDRPKLKAQASVQDVDLIKQPSVASDT; from the exons aTGCTACAATCGTTGTTACAACCAAGAGATAACCAAAGAC CAAAAATGATTGGTGCGATGCCAGCAGTCGCTGTCCGGCATGAGCGGCGACGGGCTGAGAAGCGGACGGGAGGACGCCGTCCCTCCCAGCTGCCACTGCAGCTCGGCAGGGGCATCGAGGACGCGACGCCCTCTCCTGATCACCGGCTGAGGAACGAGCTATACGTTTGCGGGAAG GTGGCAGCTCTACACGCAATTGTGGGATCGCTGCTCCTCGGCATCGTGGTGCTAGTCGTGGGACTCGTCCAGCTGTCTCCAGGCGCAGAAGCGGCTCAACATCGCTACTATCTGATGGGAGCTGGCGCAGCTCTAGTCGGCACTGGCGTGTTAGGAGCTGTGCTTAG ATGCATGTGTCTCCACTGGTACAATATAAAGCTTCGCGAAGAATACGACGAAAGAGTTCGGTCCAATCAGAAAAATTGCGTTAGTGTAGTGGAAAGTCACCATGATCACGAACATGGACGCAAAGAAGACCGACCCAAATTGAAGGCACAGGCCAGCGTTCAGGACGTAGACCTCATCAAACAGCCTTCCGTAGCCAGCGATACTTAA